One genomic segment of Pseudomonas sp. p1(2021b) includes these proteins:
- the nuoE gene encoding NADH-quinone oxidoreductase subunit NuoE: MNSTLIQTDRFVLSETERSAIEHEMHHYEDPRAASIEALKIVQKERGWVPDGAIYAIGEVLGIPASDVEGVATFYSQIFRQPVGRHIIRVCDSMVCYIGGHESVVSQIQSELGIGLGQTTADGRFTLLPVCCLGNCDKAPALMIDDDTFGDVQPAGVAKLLEGYV, encoded by the coding sequence TGAACAGCACGCTTATCCAAACCGACCGTTTCGTCCTGAGCGAAACCGAGCGCTCGGCCATCGAGCACGAGATGCACCACTACGAGGACCCGCGCGCGGCGTCCATCGAGGCCTTGAAGATCGTCCAGAAGGAACGTGGCTGGGTACCGGACGGCGCCATCTACGCCATCGGCGAAGTGCTCGGCATCCCGGCCAGCGACGTCGAAGGCGTGGCCACCTTCTACAGCCAGATCTTCCGCCAGCCGGTCGGCCGCCACATCATCCGTGTCTGTGACAGCATGGTCTGCTACATCGGCGGCCACGAGTCGGTGGTCAGCCAGATCCAGAGCGAGCTGGGCATCGGCCTGGGCCAGACCACGGCCGACGGGCGCTTCACCCTGCTGCCGGTGTGCTGCCTGGGCAACTGCGACAAGGCTCCGGCCCTGATGATCGACGACGACACCTTTGGCGACGTGCAGCCAGCCGGCGTTGCCAAATTGCTGGAGGGCTACGTATGA
- the nuoF gene encoding NADH-quinone oxidoreductase subunit NuoF, translated as MTITSFGPANRIARSAETHPLTWRLRDDGEPIWLEEYQAKNGYAAARKALAQMSADDIVQSVKDSGLKGRGGAGFPTGVKWGLMPKDESLNIRYLLCNADEMEPNTWKDRMLMEQQPHLLVEGMLISARALKAYRGYIFLRGEYTTAAKHLNRAIEEAKAAGLLGKNILGSGFDFELFVHTGAGRYICGEETALINSLEGRRANPRSKPPFPAAVGVWGKPTCVNNVETLCNVPAIVANGNDWYKSLAREGSEDHGTKLMGFSGKVKNPGLWELPFGVTARELFEDYAGGMRDGYKLKCWQPGGAGTGFLLPEHLDAQMYAGGIAKVGTRMGTGLAMAVDDSVNMVSLLRNMEEFFARESCGWCTPCRDGLPWSVKMLRALEKGQGRAEDIETLLGLVNFLGPGRTFCAHAPGAVEPLGSAIKYFRSEFEAGVAPAAAGDALRPNLAKPIPAGPVVVGA; from the coding sequence ATGACCATCACTTCCTTCGGCCCGGCCAACCGCATTGCGCGTTCGGCTGAAACCCACCCGCTGACCTGGCGCCTGCGTGACGACGGCGAGCCGATCTGGCTCGAGGAATACCAGGCCAAGAACGGCTATGCCGCCGCCCGCAAGGCGCTGGCGCAGATGTCCGCGGACGACATCGTGCAGAGCGTCAAGGACTCCGGTCTCAAAGGCCGCGGCGGCGCAGGCTTCCCCACTGGCGTGAAGTGGGGCCTGATGCCCAAGGACGAATCCCTGAACATCCGCTACCTGTTGTGCAACGCGGACGAGATGGAGCCCAACACCTGGAAGGACCGCATGCTGATGGAGCAACAGCCCCATCTGCTGGTCGAGGGCATGCTGATCAGCGCCCGCGCCCTGAAGGCCTACCGTGGCTACATCTTCCTGCGTGGCGAATACACCACCGCGGCGAAGCACCTCAACCGCGCCATCGAGGAAGCCAAGGCCGCAGGCCTGCTGGGCAAGAACATCCTCGGCAGCGGCTTTGACTTCGAGCTGTTCGTGCACACCGGTGCCGGGCGCTACATCTGCGGTGAAGAAACCGCACTGATCAACTCCCTGGAAGGCCGCCGCGCCAACCCGCGCTCCAAGCCGCCCTTCCCTGCCGCCGTCGGCGTGTGGGGCAAGCCGACCTGTGTGAACAACGTCGAAACCCTGTGCAACGTCCCGGCCATCGTCGCCAACGGCAACGACTGGTACAAGTCGCTCGCCCGCGAAGGCAGCGAGGACCACGGCACCAAGCTGATGGGCTTCTCCGGCAAGGTGAAGAACCCGGGCCTGTGGGAACTGCCATTCGGCGTCACCGCCCGCGAGCTGTTCGAGGACTACGCCGGCGGCATGCGCGACGGCTACAAGCTCAAGTGCTGGCAGCCTGGCGGCGCCGGTACCGGCTTCCTGCTGCCTGAGCACCTGGATGCGCAGATGTACGCCGGTGGCATCGCCAAGGTCGGCACCCGTATGGGTACAGGCCTGGCCATGGCGGTCGACGACAGCGTCAACATGGTCTCGCTGCTGCGCAACATGGAAGAGTTCTTTGCACGTGAGTCCTGCGGCTGGTGCACCCCGTGCCGCGACGGCCTGCCCTGGAGCGTGAAGATGCTGCGCGCCCTGGAGAAAGGCCAGGGCCGCGCCGAAGACATCGAGACCCTGCTGGGTCTGGTCAACTTCCTCGGCCCAGGCCGCACCTTCTGCGCCCACGCACCGGGCGCCGTGGAGCCACTGGGCAGCGCCATCAAGTACTTCCGCTCGGAATTCGAGGCCGGTGTCGCTCCAGCCGCGGCTGGCGACGCCCTGCGCCCGAACCTGGCAAAGCCAATCCCGGCCGGGCCGGTCGTGGTCGGCGCATAA
- the nuoG gene encoding NADH-quinone oxidoreductase subunit NuoG, translated as MATIHVDGKALEVNGADNLLQACLSLGLDIPYFCWHPALGSVGACRQCAVKQYTDENDTRGRIVMSCMTPASDGTWISIDDEESKAFRASVVEWLMTNHPHDCPVCEEGGHCHLQDMTVMTGHNERRYRFTKRTHQNQDLGPFIAHEMNRCIACYRCVRYYKDYAGGTDLGVYGAHDNVYFGRVEDGVLESEFSGNLTEVCPTGVFTDKTHSERYNRKWDMQFAPSICHGCSSGCNISPGERYGELRRVENRFNGSVNQYFLCDRGRFGYGYVNRTDRPRQPHLADGTKLGLDAALDKAADLLRGRTIVGIGSPRASLESNYGLRELVGADYFYSGMEAGELARVRLVLDVLNNSPLPVPTLRDIEDHDAVFVLGEDLTQTAARVALAVRQATKGKAEAMADAMRVQPWLDAAVKNIGQHALYPLFIASLAETKLDDVAEECVHAAPADLARLGFAVAHAIDPSAPAVAGLDDEAKALAQRIADALVAANRPLVVAGTSLADPALIEAAANIAKALKLREKNGSLSLVVPEANSLGMAMMGGESVDAALDAVISGKADAIVVLENDLYARVPAAKVDAALAAAKVVIVADHSKTPTVDRAHLVLPAATFAEGDGTLVSQEGRAQRFFQVFDPQYLDSSILVHEGWRWMHALRATLLNKPVDWTQLDQVTSACAEVAPQLAGIVNAAPSAAFRIKGLKLAREPLRYSGRTAMRANISVHEPRTPQDKDTAFAFSMEGYSGSAEPRQQVPFAWSPGWNSPQAWNKFQDEVGGHLRAGDPGVRLIESQGDRLNWFTAIPGAFNPARGTWTAVPFYHLFGSEESSSRAAPVQERIPAAYVALAKSEADRLGVNDGALLSLNVAGVSLRLPLRINEQLGAGLVALPKGLAGIPPAIFGASVEGLQEAAQ; from the coding sequence ATGGCCACTATCCACGTAGACGGCAAAGCGCTCGAAGTCAACGGTGCAGACAACCTGTTACAGGCCTGTCTGTCGCTCGGCCTCGACATCCCCTATTTCTGCTGGCACCCGGCGCTCGGTAGCGTCGGCGCCTGCCGGCAATGTGCGGTCAAGCAGTACACAGACGAGAACGACACCCGTGGTCGTATCGTCATGTCCTGCATGACCCCTGCCTCCGACGGCACCTGGATCTCCATCGATGATGAAGAGTCCAAGGCGTTCCGCGCCAGCGTCGTCGAATGGCTGATGACCAACCACCCGCACGACTGCCCGGTGTGCGAGGAAGGCGGCCACTGCCACTTGCAGGACATGACGGTAATGACCGGCCACAACGAGCGCCGCTACCGTTTCACCAAGCGAACCCACCAGAACCAGGACCTCGGCCCGTTCATCGCCCACGAGATGAACCGCTGCATCGCCTGCTACCGCTGCGTGCGCTACTACAAGGACTACGCCGGCGGCACCGACCTGGGTGTCTATGGTGCCCACGACAACGTGTACTTCGGTCGCGTCGAGGACGGCGTGCTGGAGAGCGAATTCTCCGGCAACCTGACCGAGGTCTGCCCGACCGGTGTGTTCACCGACAAGACCCACTCCGAGCGCTACAACCGCAAGTGGGACATGCAGTTCGCCCCGAGCATCTGCCATGGCTGCTCCAGCGGCTGCAACATCAGCCCCGGTGAGCGCTACGGCGAGCTGCGCCGCGTCGAGAACCGCTTCAACGGTTCGGTCAACCAGTATTTCCTGTGCGACCGCGGCCGCTTCGGCTATGGCTACGTCAACCGCACCGACCGCCCGCGCCAGCCACATCTGGCCGATGGCACCAAGCTGGGCCTGGACGCTGCCCTGGACAAGGCCGCCGACCTGCTGCGCGGCCGTACCATCGTCGGCATCGGCTCGCCGCGCGCGAGCCTCGAGAGCAACTACGGCCTGCGCGAGCTGGTCGGCGCCGACTACTTCTACTCGGGTATGGAAGCCGGCGAACTGGCCCGCGTACGCCTGGTCCTGGACGTGCTGAACAACAGCCCGCTGCCGGTCCCGACCCTGCGCGACATCGAAGACCACGACGCCGTGTTCGTGCTCGGTGAAGACCTGACCCAGACCGCCGCCCGCGTCGCCCTGGCCGTGCGCCAGGCCACCAAGGGCAAGGCCGAGGCCATGGCTGACGCCATGCGCGTACAGCCTTGGCTCGACGCCGCGGTGAAGAACATCGGCCAGCACGCGCTGTACCCGCTGTTCATCGCCAGCCTGGCTGAAACCAAGCTGGACGACGTCGCCGAGGAGTGCGTGCACGCCGCCCCCGCCGACCTCGCCCGCCTGGGCTTCGCCGTGGCCCATGCCATCGACCCGAGCGCGCCTGCCGTTGCCGGCCTGGACGACGAAGCCAAGGCCCTGGCCCAGCGCATCGCCGACGCCCTGGTCGCCGCCAACCGGCCATTGGTGGTCGCCGGTACTTCCCTGGCCGACCCTGCACTGATCGAAGCCGCCGCCAACATCGCCAAGGCCCTGAAGCTGCGCGAGAAGAACGGCTCGCTGAGCCTGGTCGTGCCTGAGGCCAACAGCCTCGGCATGGCCATGATGGGCGGTGAGTCCGTCGACGCCGCGCTGGACGCCGTCATCAGCGGCAAGGCCGACGCCATCGTGGTGTTGGAGAACGACCTGTACGCCCGCGTACCGGCCGCCAAGGTCGACGCAGCCCTGGCTGCGGCCAAGGTAGTGATCGTCGCCGACCACTCCAAGACCCCGACCGTCGACCGCGCCCACCTGGTGCTGCCGGCCGCCACCTTCGCCGAAGGCGACGGCACCCTGGTCAGCCAGGAAGGCCGTGCCCAGCGCTTCTTCCAGGTGTTCGACCCGCAGTACCTGGACAGCAGCATCCTGGTCCACGAAGGCTGGCGTTGGATGCACGCCCTGCGTGCCACCCTGCTGAACAAGCCGGTCGACTGGACCCAGCTCGACCAGGTCACCAGCGCCTGCGCCGAGGTCGCGCCGCAGCTGGCCGGCATCGTCAATGCCGCGCCAAGCGCTGCGTTCCGCATCAAGGGCCTGAAGCTGGCCCGTGAGCCACTGCGCTACTCCGGCCGCACCGCCATGCGCGCCAACATCAGCGTGCACGAGCCGCGCACCCCGCAGGACAAGGACACCGCCTTCGCCTTCTCCATGGAAGGCTACTCGGGCAGCGCCGAACCGCGCCAGCAGGTACCGTTCGCCTGGTCCCCGGGCTGGAACTCGCCCCAGGCCTGGAACAAGTTCCAGGACGAGGTCGGTGGCCACCTGCGCGCCGGCGACCCGGGTGTACGCCTGATCGAGTCGCAGGGCGATCGCCTGAACTGGTTCACTGCCATCCCGGGCGCCTTCAACCCGGCCCGCGGCACCTGGACTGCCGTGCCGTTCTACCACCTGTTCGGCAGCGAGGAATCCTCCTCCCGCGCAGCCCCGGTACAGGAGCGCATCCCGGCCGCCTACGTGGCCCTGGCCAAGTCCGAGGCCGACCGCCTGGGCGTCAACGACGGTGCCCTGCTGAGCCTGAACGTGGCCGGCGTGTCTCTGCGCCTGCCGCTGCGCATCAATGAACAGCTGGGCGCAGGCCTGGTCGCCCTGCCGAAAGGCCTGGCCGGTATTCCGCCAGCCATCTTCGGCGCATCCGTCGAAGGCCTGCAGGAGGCAGCACAATGA
- the nuoH gene encoding NADH-quinone oxidoreductase subunit NuoH: MSWFTPEVIDVILTVVRAIVVLLAVVVCGALLSFVERRLLGWWQDRYGPNRVGPFGMFQIAADMLKMFFKEDWNPPFVDRMIFTLAPVVAMSALLIAFVIIPITPLWGVADLNIGLLFFFAMAGLSVYAVLFAGWSSNNKYALLGSLRASAQTVSYEVFLGLALMGVVVQAGSFNMRDIVDYQAQNLWFIIPQFFGFCTFFIAGVAVTHRHPFDQPEAEQELADGYHIEYAGMKWGMFFVGEYIGIILISALLVTLFFGGWHGPFGLLPQVPFLWFALKTAFFIMLFILLRASIPRPRYDQVMDFSWKFCLPLTLINLLVTAAIVLYNTPAVAAQ; encoded by the coding sequence ATGAGCTGGTTCACCCCCGAAGTGATCGATGTGATCCTCACCGTCGTCCGGGCCATCGTGGTCCTGCTGGCGGTGGTGGTCTGCGGCGCGCTGCTCAGCTTCGTCGAACGCCGCCTGCTGGGCTGGTGGCAGGACCGCTACGGTCCGAACCGTGTCGGCCCGTTCGGCATGTTCCAGATCGCTGCCGACATGCTGAAGATGTTCTTCAAGGAAGACTGGAACCCGCCCTTCGTCGATCGCATGATCTTCACCCTGGCACCGGTGGTGGCCATGAGCGCCCTGCTGATCGCCTTCGTGATCATCCCGATCACCCCGCTGTGGGGCGTGGCGGACCTGAACATCGGCCTGTTGTTCTTCTTCGCCATGGCGGGTCTGTCGGTGTACGCCGTGCTGTTCGCCGGCTGGTCGTCGAACAACAAGTACGCCCTGCTCGGCAGCCTGCGTGCCTCGGCCCAGACCGTGTCGTACGAAGTGTTCCTGGGCCTTGCGCTGATGGGCGTGGTGGTCCAGGCCGGCTCGTTCAACATGCGCGACATCGTCGACTACCAGGCGCAGAACCTGTGGTTCATCATTCCGCAGTTCTTCGGCTTCTGCACCTTCTTCATCGCTGGCGTCGCCGTGACCCACCGTCACCCGTTCGACCAGCCAGAAGCGGAACAGGAACTGGCCGACGGCTACCACATCGAATATGCCGGCATGAAATGGGGCATGTTCTTCGTCGGTGAGTACATCGGCATCATCCTGATCTCGGCGCTGCTGGTGACCCTGTTCTTCGGCGGCTGGCACGGCCCGTTCGGCCTGCTGCCACAGGTTCCGTTCCTGTGGTTCGCCCTCAAGACCGCATTCTTCATCATGCTGTTCATCCTGCTGCGCGCCTCGATTCCGCGCCCACGCTATGACCAGGTGATGGACTTCAGCTGGAAGTTCTGCCTGCCGCTGACCCTGATCAATTTGCTGGTGACCGCTGCGATCGTGCTCTACAACACGCCAGCCGTCGCGGCCCAGTGA